From the genome of Leptospira koniambonensis:
ATTATACCAAGCCATGAGTGTTTTATCATAGTCCGGACCGAAATTATGAAGATCTTCTAATACAAAAAGATTTTCGCTGGCTTTAGTGATCTGTGCTGCAGAAGGAAGATGTGAATTCGGAAAAATATATTTTTCGATCCATCTATCTGTCATCTTGCTCGAATTATTGGAGCCAATCGTATGAAGTAAAAATAGTCCCTTCTCCTTTAGAGATTTATAAACTATTTCCATATAGGTCCTGTAATTTTTATAACCTACATGTTCCATCTGGCCTACTGAAAGAATAGAATCGAAATTGTCTTTTACGTCTCGATAGTCCATCAGTTCGTATTTTATATTTAGATTTTTGGATCTATCTTCAGCGAGTGCCAATTGTTCTTTAGAAACGCTTATGCCGAATACTTCTGCTCCATATTCTCTGGCAGCATGTCTGGCAAGTCCTCCCCAGCCACAGCCGATATCCAAAACCTTCATTCCCGGTTGGAGGTCCAGCTTCCTGCAGATTAGATCCATTTTGTTTTCTTGTGCCTGATCCAAAGAGTTGGTATTCTTCCAATATGCGCAGGAATAGACCATTTCTTTGTCTAACATTAGCTCAAAT
Proteins encoded in this window:
- the cfa gene encoding cyclopropane fatty acyl phospholipid synthase: MWKEKVRGKVEELFAKAGVSFGGNADWDIQVKDDRLFEKIFSNGSLGLGEAYMNGWFECGRFDETVRRLLDKGIEKAAKTWGNFFLYIESIILNRQSKRRAFMIGERHYDLGNDLFELMLDKEMVYSCAYWKNTNSLDQAQENKMDLICRKLDLQPGMKVLDIGCGWGGLARHAAREYGAEVFGISVSKEQLALAEDRSKNLNIKYELMDYRDVKDNFDSILSVGQMEHVGYKNYRTYMEIVYKSLKEKGLFLLHTIGSNNSSKMTDRWIEKYIFPNSHLPSAAQITKASENLFVLEDLHNFGPDYDKTLMAWYNNFEKGWNLIQKKYGERFKRMWEFYLLSCAGAFRSRKIQLWQFVFSKGDREEIYQAIR